A window of the Gemmatimonadaceae bacterium genome harbors these coding sequences:
- a CDS encoding DHCW motif cupin fold protein, whose product MQMQEIPFQVTDWTSVPGTDHPGDAGVATWRTKQHGSIRVRMVEYSPGYVADHWCEKGHILLCVAGELHTRLRDGRVLVLSPGMSYEVADGAEAHRSEAPQGARLFIVD is encoded by the coding sequence ATGCAGATGCAGGAGATTCCGTTCCAGGTGACCGACTGGACCAGCGTCCCCGGGACCGACCATCCGGGGGACGCTGGTGTCGCGACCTGGCGCACGAAGCAGCACGGCAGCATTCGCGTGCGGATGGTCGAGTATTCACCGGGGTACGTCGCGGATCACTGGTGCGAGAAGGGGCACATCCTGCTGTGCGTGGCAGGTGAGTTGCACACGCGCCTCAGGGATGGGCGCGTGCTGGTGCTCTCGCCGGGCATGAGCTACGAGGTGGCGGACGGCGCGGAGGCGCACCGCAGCGAGGCGCCGCAGGGAGCGAGGCTGTTCATCGTGGACTAG
- a CDS encoding M20/M25/M40 family metallo-hydrolase: MKSRRLGALLFAVAIPAAAQDAKPVYTPGALTPQQEFTRGIYKELVEINTGVTTGNITTAAQAMARRFREVGIPDADIFVGGPRPEKHNVVARIRGRRGAEAGKPLLLLAHIDVVEALKADWSPDLDPFVFTERDGYYYGRGTADDKAMASIFVANVFRMKQEGWIPDRDVIIALTADEESGPANGVDWLVKNHPELVDAGLVINEGGGGTLRDGRPLFNGIGAAEKVTTNLTLRATNRGGHSSVPRDDNAITALADALSKVGRYKFPIQFNDVTRTFFTRTADLEAPAMGKAMKALVKNPADAAALKVVAADPRYNSMLRTTCVATGLTGGHATNALPQLAEANINCRLYPTDSPDSVRVAFERLIADTTVHVIIRSQRPPTPILGIPAELLQPVTRLTKEMFGDIPVIPVMGTGATDSRFFRARGVPAFGVSGLFSDPTVDARAHGRDERMSVKSYFEGQEFLYRLTRELATVRVTP; this comes from the coding sequence ATGAAGAGCCGTCGCCTTGGTGCCCTGCTGTTCGCCGTCGCCATTCCCGCCGCCGCTCAGGATGCAAAGCCGGTCTATACTCCCGGCGCACTCACCCCCCAGCAGGAGTTCACGCGCGGCATCTACAAGGAACTGGTGGAGATCAACACTGGCGTCACGACCGGCAACATCACCACCGCCGCGCAGGCCATGGCCCGGCGATTTCGCGAGGTGGGCATCCCCGATGCCGACATCTTCGTGGGCGGCCCGCGTCCCGAGAAGCACAACGTGGTGGCCCGCATTCGCGGGCGGCGCGGCGCCGAGGCTGGCAAGCCGCTGCTCCTGCTTGCGCATATCGACGTGGTCGAGGCGCTCAAGGCCGACTGGTCGCCCGACCTCGACCCCTTTGTCTTCACCGAGCGTGACGGCTACTACTACGGGCGCGGCACGGCCGACGACAAGGCGATGGCGTCGATCTTCGTGGCCAACGTCTTCCGGATGAAGCAGGAGGGCTGGATTCCCGACCGCGACGTCATCATCGCGCTCACCGCGGATGAAGAAAGTGGTCCGGCCAATGGTGTCGACTGGCTGGTGAAGAACCATCCCGAGCTGGTGGATGCGGGGCTGGTGATCAACGAGGGCGGTGGCGGCACGCTTCGTGACGGCCGGCCGCTGTTCAACGGCATCGGCGCGGCGGAGAAGGTGACCACCAACCTCACGCTGCGCGCCACCAATCGGGGCGGGCACTCGTCGGTGCCGCGTGATGACAACGCCATCACCGCCCTCGCCGACGCGCTGTCCAAGGTAGGACGCTACAAGTTCCCCATCCAGTTCAACGACGTCACGCGCACCTTCTTCACCCGCACCGCCGACCTCGAGGCGCCCGCCATGGGGAAGGCGATGAAGGCGCTGGTCAAGAATCCGGCCGATGCCGCAGCCCTCAAGGTCGTGGCCGCCGACCCGCGCTACAACTCGATGCTCCGCACCACCTGCGTGGCCACGGGGCTCACGGGCGGGCACGCGACCAACGCCCTGCCGCAGCTGGCCGAGGCGAACATCAACTGTCGCCTGTATCCCACCGATTCGCCGGACTCGGTGCGGGTCGCGTTCGAGCGTCTCATCGCCGACACGACGGTGCACGTGATCATCCGGTCGCAGCGTCCGCCGACGCCGATTCTTGGCATCCCGGCCGAGTTGCTCCAGCCAGTCACGCGACTCACCAAGGAGATGTTCGGTGACATTCCCGTGATTCCGGTGATGGGAACCGGCGCCACGGATTCGCGGTTCTTCCGCGCCCGCGGCGTGCCGGCCTTCGGCGTGTCGGGACTCTTCAGCGATCCGACCGTCGATGCGCGAGCCCATGGGCGCGACGAGCGCATGTCGGTGAAGAGCTACTTCGAGGGCCAGGAGTTCCTGTACCGGCTCACCAGGGAGCTCGCGACCGTGCGCGTGACGCCTTAG
- a CDS encoding antibiotic biosynthesis monooxygenase family protein produces MTILQAQVSPAQSERLEAAFQEAVKTLDPGILQTFCVRSTKVPTMWRIITVWESRAALDAMRASGETPRGVQIFREALAEPTLMVFDVIGRGG; encoded by the coding sequence ATGACGATTCTCCAAGCGCAGGTGTCGCCGGCGCAGTCGGAGCGGCTCGAGGCCGCCTTTCAGGAAGCGGTCAAGACGCTCGACCCCGGCATCCTTCAGACGTTCTGCGTGCGGAGCACCAAAGTCCCGACCATGTGGCGCATCATCACGGTCTGGGAGAGCCGCGCGGCGCTGGATGCGATGCGCGCCTCGGGCGAGACGCCGCGTGGCGTGCAGATCTTCCGTGAGGCACTGGCCGAGCCGACACTCATGGTGTTCGACGTGATCGGCCGCGGGGGCTGA
- the dacB gene encoding D-alanyl-D-alanine carboxypeptidase/D-alanyl-D-alanine-endopeptidase codes for MIRRLLPLGALVLGAACHPAPSGAPSPVYTRAVLQHSIDSLVADPMFHNSHLGLLIVEPVSGDTLYSHNAGKLFMPASNMKLTSGSTALVQLGANYRFTTGFLSSAPVVDGVLRGDLVVAGRGDPTVSDALQGGDAMKPLRAAAESLYARGIREIAGSIVKGGNAFPDTTIGDWDWGNLETTSGAAIDELMFNEGVARITVYGGDRPGDPVRVVTAPARTAPRVEAEMVTTDPSTVPASAARPGAPAAGGRLAASRSGMARGVTDLRGAVPVVRLRGWVAPQDSVRATVAIREPASAWLQAFAEALADRGITVRGPIVRTPDATLDGLTPLFTMASAPLSEVLPRFLKPSQNQIGEILLRTLALEKTGVGSVDSGRRVIERQMAEFGADSTMVVVRDGSGLSRHDYVTPASIVKILDGMRKRDDFKIFYDALPIGGVDGTIANRMRNTPAQGNVHAKTGTVDRSHSLSGYVTTADGKLLLFSFQHNNYTTSNQQVERVQDWIAAQLAGHPFLVR; via the coding sequence ATGATCCGACGCCTACTCCCTCTCGGCGCACTCGTGCTCGGCGCCGCCTGTCACCCGGCGCCTTCGGGCGCGCCGTCGCCCGTCTACACGCGCGCGGTCCTCCAGCACAGCATCGACTCGCTGGTCGCCGACCCGATGTTTCACAACTCGCACCTCGGCCTGCTCATCGTCGAGCCGGTCTCGGGGGACACCCTCTACTCGCACAACGCCGGCAAGCTGTTCATGCCCGCGTCCAACATGAAGCTGACGTCCGGCTCCACGGCGCTCGTGCAGCTCGGTGCGAACTACCGCTTCACGACGGGGTTTCTCTCGTCCGCGCCAGTGGTGGACGGCGTGCTGCGCGGCGATCTGGTGGTGGCGGGACGCGGCGACCCGACCGTGAGTGACGCGCTGCAGGGCGGCGATGCGATGAAGCCGCTGCGCGCGGCGGCCGAGTCGCTCTACGCGCGCGGGATCCGCGAAATCGCGGGCTCCATCGTCAAGGGCGGCAATGCCTTCCCGGACACCACCATCGGCGACTGGGACTGGGGCAACCTCGAAACCACCTCTGGGGCGGCCATCGATGAGTTGATGTTCAACGAAGGCGTGGCGCGCATCACGGTCTATGGCGGCGACAGGCCTGGCGATCCGGTGCGTGTCGTGACGGCGCCCGCCCGCACCGCGCCGCGCGTCGAAGCCGAGATGGTCACCACCGACCCGTCCACCGTTCCCGCGTCCGCAGCCCGGCCGGGAGCGCCGGCGGCGGGCGGACGCCTCGCCGCGTCGCGCAGCGGCATGGCGCGCGGCGTCACCGACCTGCGCGGCGCCGTCCCCGTCGTGCGGCTGCGCGGCTGGGTGGCGCCGCAGGACAGCGTGCGCGCCACCGTGGCCATTCGCGAGCCGGCCAGCGCCTGGCTGCAGGCGTTCGCCGAGGCGCTCGCCGACCGCGGCATCACCGTGCGCGGGCCTATCGTGCGCACTCCCGATGCCACGCTCGACGGACTGACGCCCCTGTTCACCATGGCCTCCGCGCCGCTGAGCGAGGTGTTGCCGCGCTTCCTCAAGCCGTCGCAGAACCAGATCGGCGAGATCCTGCTGCGCACCCTGGCGCTCGAGAAGACCGGCGTCGGCAGCGTGGACAGCGGGCGGCGCGTCATCGAGCGGCAGATGGCCGAGTTCGGCGCCGATTCCACGATGGTCGTCGTGCGCGACGGCAGCGGCCTGTCGCGGCATGACTACGTGACGCCCGCGTCGATCGTGAAGATCCTCGACGGCATGCGCAAGCGCGACGACTTCAAGATCTTCTACGACGCGCTCCCCATCGGCGGCGTGGACGGCACGATCGCCAACCGGATGCGCAACACCCCGGCGCAGGGGAACGTGCACGCGAAGACCGGCACGGTCGACCGCTCGCACTCACTCTCCGGCTACGTCACCACGGCCGACGGCAAGCTCCTGCTCTTCTCGTTCCAGCACAACAACTACACGACCAGCAACCAGCAGGTCGAGCGCGTGCAGGACTGGATCGCGGCGCAGTTGGCCGGCCATCCCTTCCTCGTGCGCTAG
- a CDS encoding VOC family protein, whose product MLGPLAQVAVTFHDVPRAMAWYRDVLGLPLIFETNGLVFFAMGDVRLMMTAPEQPEHDHPASVLYFKVANIDESYTALAARGATLEDTPHLVGKMGTTELWMFFVRDPERHLIGISEERAGP is encoded by the coding sequence ATGCTCGGACCGCTCGCGCAAGTTGCCGTCACCTTCCATGATGTACCGCGGGCCATGGCCTGGTACCGCGACGTTCTGGGCCTGCCGCTGATCTTCGAGACCAACGGCCTGGTCTTCTTCGCGATGGGCGACGTACGCCTCATGATGACCGCTCCGGAACAGCCGGAGCATGACCATCCGGCGTCGGTGCTCTATTTCAAGGTCGCGAACATCGACGAGTCGTACACGGCGCTCGCCGCCCGTGGCGCGACGCTCGAGGACACACCGCATCTCGTGGGCAAGATGGGGACGACGGAACTCTGGATGTTCTTCGTGCGCGATCCGGAACGGCATCTGATTGGGATCAGCGAGGAGCGGGCCGGACCGTGA
- a CDS encoding amidohydrolase family protein yields the protein MAAPSILDYRPRSTLVTAEHVVPRAKYPVIDFHGHPTSQMQDATALEAMGAEMDALNIGLMLTANNTSGDALKRQSALVAASPMMKDRVRILTGIDFRNVGPGWGDRAVAQLEADIAAGAVGVGEIGKGLGLSYKKADGSRLRIDDPDLDPVWEAAARLRIPVFIHTADPQEFWDDIDYRNERWLELALFPGRRYPKDQYPSFEQLMTERDNLFKRHPRTTFVAAHMGWHANDLARLGRMFDAMPNVYAEVGAVLYDIGRQPRGAHDFFVKYQDRLLFGKDSYQPEEYPYYWRVFETRDEYFDYYRHYHAFWKLYGIDLPDSVLKKVYYQNALKITPALPRAGWPR from the coding sequence ATGGCAGCGCCGAGCATTCTCGACTATCGGCCGCGCTCGACGCTCGTGACGGCCGAGCACGTGGTGCCGAGGGCGAAGTATCCGGTGATCGACTTTCACGGGCATCCCACGTCGCAGATGCAGGACGCGACCGCGCTCGAGGCGATGGGCGCGGAGATGGATGCGCTGAACATTGGCTTGATGCTGACGGCGAACAACACCAGCGGCGACGCGCTCAAGCGACAGAGCGCGCTGGTGGCGGCGTCGCCCATGATGAAGGACCGGGTGCGCATCCTCACGGGCATCGATTTTCGGAACGTGGGACCCGGCTGGGGCGACCGCGCCGTGGCGCAACTGGAGGCCGACATCGCCGCGGGGGCCGTGGGCGTCGGCGAGATCGGCAAGGGGCTGGGCCTCTCGTACAAGAAGGCCGACGGCTCGCGCCTGCGCATCGACGATCCCGACCTTGATCCGGTATGGGAGGCGGCCGCCCGCCTGCGGATCCCCGTCTTCATCCACACCGCCGATCCCCAGGAATTCTGGGACGACATCGACTACCGGAACGAACGGTGGCTCGAACTCGCGCTTTTCCCCGGCCGCCGGTATCCGAAGGATCAGTACCCGTCATTCGAGCAGCTGATGACGGAGCGCGACAACCTCTTCAAGCGGCACCCCAGGACGACTTTCGTCGCCGCGCATATGGGCTGGCACGCCAACGACCTGGCGCGACTGGGCCGGATGTTCGACGCCATGCCCAACGTCTACGCTGAAGTGGGGGCGGTGCTCTATGACATCGGGCGGCAGCCGCGCGGCGCGCACGACTTCTTCGTGAAGTACCAGGACCGCCTGCTGTTCGGCAAGGACTCGTACCAGCCCGAGGAGTATCCGTACTACTGGCGCGTGTTCGAGACCCGGGACGAGTACTTCGACTACTATCGGCACTACCACGCCTTCTGGAAGCTGTACGGCATCGACCTGCCGGACAGCGTGCTCAAGAAGGTGTACTACCAGAATGCGCTGAAGATCACGCCGGCGCTGCCGCGGGCCGGATGGCCCAGGTGA
- a CDS encoding RagB/SusD family nutrient uptake outer membrane protein: MTNTNTKPRNVRRAERPAAVLWRSIAVLSAAAVVIACDTGRMLDVKAPNSVPVTVFENPANAALMVNSVIGDFECAWGGYVVSTGIQSDELQDATLTAANWQLDRRDDGFTSGSYGTAGCTGTQAIYTPMSTARWGADQAVTRLAGWTDAQVTNRVTLLVQANVYAGFSYAALGMAMCQAAFDLGPLVDQKGMFALAEKRFSDAITAASGVASLTTYLNAAYAGRARVRLYQHNLAGAAADAALVPKGFVFNAAMDANNPRRYSHVYQAIVQNTNTSVEPTARMLKTEQGETDPRSATQQLSGKASDGFTDKFVPTKYYGATLTAGQGIPQSITRYEEAQLILAEAQGGANAVNIINTLRATVNLKPYTGATDAASITALIASERQRVLFVEGLRMFDVERLNLPLVPAPGSAFRLGGVYGNTVCMPLPDIERVNNPNVDVSKLITGIKGGFPLP, from the coding sequence ATGACCAATACCAATACCAAGCCTCGGAATGTGCGGCGCGCGGAACGTCCGGCTGCCGTGCTCTGGCGGAGCATCGCGGTGCTCTCCGCCGCTGCTGTCGTCATCGCCTGTGACACGGGGCGGATGCTCGACGTGAAAGCGCCGAACAGCGTGCCGGTCACCGTGTTTGAGAACCCCGCCAATGCCGCGCTGATGGTGAACAGCGTCATTGGCGACTTTGAATGCGCGTGGGGTGGTTACGTGGTCTCGACCGGCATCCAGTCGGACGAGCTGCAGGATGCCACGCTCACGGCCGCCAACTGGCAGCTCGACCGGCGTGACGATGGCTTCACGTCGGGGAGCTACGGCACCGCCGGCTGCACGGGGACGCAGGCGATCTACACGCCGATGTCCACGGCGCGCTGGGGAGCCGACCAGGCCGTCACCCGGCTTGCCGGGTGGACCGACGCGCAGGTCACCAACCGCGTGACGCTGCTGGTGCAGGCGAACGTCTACGCCGGCTTCAGCTACGCGGCGCTCGGCATGGCAATGTGCCAGGCGGCCTTCGACCTTGGCCCGCTCGTGGACCAGAAGGGGATGTTCGCGCTGGCCGAGAAGCGGTTCAGTGATGCCATCACCGCGGCGTCGGGGGTGGCCTCGCTGACGACCTACCTGAATGCCGCGTATGCGGGACGGGCGCGGGTGCGCCTGTACCAGCACAACCTGGCCGGCGCGGCGGCCGATGCGGCCCTGGTGCCGAAGGGCTTCGTCTTCAACGCGGCAATGGATGCCAACAATCCACGGCGCTACAGCCACGTGTATCAGGCGATCGTGCAGAACACGAACACGTCGGTGGAACCGACGGCGCGGATGCTGAAGACGGAGCAGGGTGAGACGGACCCGCGGTCGGCGACGCAGCAGCTGTCGGGCAAGGCGTCGGATGGCTTCACCGACAAGTTCGTGCCGACGAAGTACTACGGCGCGACGCTCACGGCGGGGCAGGGCATACCGCAGTCCATCACCCGGTACGAGGAGGCGCAGCTGATCCTCGCCGAGGCACAGGGTGGCGCGAACGCCGTGAACATCATCAACACGCTGCGGGCGACGGTGAACCTGAAGCCGTACACCGGCGCGACGGATGCGGCGTCCATCACCGCGCTGATCGCGAGCGAGCGGCAGCGCGTGCTGTTCGTCGAAGGGCTGCGCATGTTCGACGTCGAGCGGCTGAACCTGCCGCTGGTGCCGGCGCCGGGCAGCGCCTTCCGGCTGGGCGGCGTGTACGGCAACACCGTCTGCATGCCGTTGCCGGACATCGAGCGCGTCAACAATCCCAACGTGGACGTCTCGAAGTTGATCACGGGGATCAAGGGAGGCTTCCCGCTGCCGTAG
- a CDS encoding SusC/RagA family TonB-linked outer membrane protein, protein MKRKLGAVALLLLFALPAALRAQENIVSGTVVVEGSQRPLVGAQVAIAEQAGKGAVADANGRFRIVGLTGTTVTLNVRAIGYRQVTQQVRVGTTNLRVAMQERALELNAMVVTGTAGGAQKRELGTAVSPVKVADVVQSAAIPTVEALLNGRAPGVTVIQTSGQVGAGAQVRIRGIGTFSLSSTPLVYVDGVRVDNALTNGVARMNDFDPEQIESIEVLKGPAAATLYGTEAARGVINIITKRGASGGTRYTFTIKQGNAWFDDSQNRIPVNYWYNPADSTVWSTHLPTTEAARGTPLFKNAPNSSYSASVSGGTGTYRYYAAGDVSAAEGITTQNSRTSKSVRTNLSVVPNNQFSLESSVGYVTSHTNLACEGSCGGVLWASEYSRPTRTLKYCQYTNNTTRGCGWSRGAYTSPPEVYNATLSWQDLRRFTGSLNLKYEPFKWLSNRLLIGTDYTLEDINGYTPYQTDSVIVFFMGSGFDGSRSITNQQTTYNTYDFSSSIQHQIRPALRSKTSVGMQYYTNQGVSVSASGTKFPTPGLSTITATGVKGSPTSNSTANNTLGFYGQEDLALNDRLFVGAALRVDNNSAFGSEASWVQYPKFSVSWVASEEPAARAFIPKVIEDLRFRLAYGGSGQQPGVNTALRTLTPVAGPGSATVLTPGTFGNENLKPERVMGLELGFEAGLWKDRIGIDFTYYSDVSHDAILSRSVAPSTGFGGSSQFTNAGQINKHGVELSLKGQVFNEQHYGWDVQFNIGGHKSEIIKLSGLKGDTMIVIGTAPPVAHKIGYSPFDLFTYEIVSATYDPATRKATNPMCADGKGGVMPCFIPGSTSVQAPLLYMGHSIPTTEGSVANTFRYRMFKLHVLTDFQTGFRKLDNNLRIRCQLNATCPEAVWPDKFAPEVVAVVQNSGTLRDYFIKDANFWKLREVSLTYDAPDRLARKYLGSSGLNATFTLRNLHTWTTYKGLDPENSLGGQSGSIALSQAEYPTLASALLTIRLSY, encoded by the coding sequence ATGAAGCGGAAGCTGGGTGCAGTCGCACTCCTTCTCTTGTTCGCGCTTCCTGCTGCACTGCGCGCGCAGGAGAACATCGTATCGGGCACCGTCGTGGTGGAAGGTTCACAGCGACCGCTGGTCGGTGCTCAAGTCGCCATCGCCGAGCAGGCCGGCAAGGGGGCGGTCGCGGACGCCAACGGTCGCTTCCGCATCGTCGGACTGACCGGTACCACCGTGACGCTGAACGTGCGCGCCATTGGTTACCGCCAGGTCACGCAGCAGGTGCGCGTGGGCACGACGAACCTGCGCGTGGCCATGCAGGAACGCGCGCTCGAGCTGAACGCCATGGTCGTCACCGGGACGGCCGGCGGCGCGCAGAAACGCGAGCTCGGCACGGCGGTCTCGCCCGTGAAGGTGGCCGACGTCGTGCAGTCGGCGGCCATTCCGACGGTCGAGGCGCTGCTCAACGGGCGCGCCCCGGGCGTGACGGTCATCCAGACGTCGGGGCAGGTGGGCGCGGGCGCGCAGGTGCGCATCCGCGGCATCGGCACGTTCTCGCTGTCGAGCACGCCGCTGGTGTATGTGGACGGCGTGCGCGTGGACAACGCGCTGACCAACGGCGTGGCGCGCATGAACGACTTCGACCCCGAGCAGATCGAGAGCATTGAGGTGCTGAAGGGGCCGGCCGCGGCAACCCTCTACGGCACCGAGGCGGCGCGCGGCGTCATCAACATCATCACCAAGCGCGGCGCCTCGGGCGGCACGCGCTACACGTTCACCATCAAGCAGGGCAACGCGTGGTTTGACGACTCGCAGAACCGCATTCCGGTCAACTACTGGTACAATCCGGCGGACTCGACCGTCTGGTCGACGCACCTGCCGACCACCGAAGCCGCCCGCGGCACGCCCCTGTTCAAGAACGCGCCGAACTCATCCTACTCGGCGAGCGTCAGCGGCGGCACGGGGACGTACCGGTACTATGCCGCCGGCGACGTGAGCGCGGCGGAGGGCATCACGACGCAGAACTCGCGCACGTCGAAGAGCGTGCGCACCAACCTGAGCGTCGTGCCCAACAACCAGTTCTCGCTCGAGTCGAGCGTGGGCTACGTCACGAGCCACACGAACCTGGCGTGCGAAGGGTCGTGCGGCGGCGTGCTCTGGGCGTCCGAGTACTCGCGCCCGACGCGCACGCTGAAGTACTGCCAGTACACGAACAACACGACACGGGGCTGCGGCTGGTCGCGCGGCGCCTACACGAGCCCGCCCGAGGTGTACAACGCGACGCTCTCGTGGCAGGACCTGCGGCGCTTCACGGGGAGCCTGAACCTCAAGTACGAGCCGTTCAAGTGGCTGTCCAATCGCCTGCTCATCGGCACGGACTACACGCTCGAGGATATCAACGGCTACACCCCCTACCAGACGGACTCCGTCATCGTCTTCTTCATGGGCTCGGGATTCGACGGCTCGCGGTCGATCACGAACCAGCAGACGACGTACAACACGTACGATTTCTCGAGCTCCATCCAGCACCAGATCCGGCCCGCGCTGCGCTCGAAGACGAGCGTGGGCATGCAGTACTACACGAACCAGGGCGTGAGCGTCTCGGCGTCCGGGACGAAGTTCCCGACCCCGGGACTGTCGACGATCACGGCGACGGGCGTGAAGGGATCGCCCACCTCGAACTCGACGGCGAACAACACGCTGGGCTTCTACGGCCAGGAAGACCTGGCCCTGAATGACCGGCTGTTTGTCGGCGCCGCGCTCCGCGTGGACAACAACAGCGCGTTCGGCAGCGAGGCGAGCTGGGTGCAGTATCCCAAGTTCAGCGTCTCGTGGGTGGCGAGCGAGGAGCCCGCGGCCCGCGCCTTCATCCCGAAGGTGATCGAAGACCTGCGCTTCCGCCTGGCCTACGGCGGTTCGGGCCAGCAGCCGGGCGTCAACACGGCGCTGCGCACCCTGACGCCGGTGGCGGGACCCGGATCGGCCACGGTGCTCACGCCGGGGACGTTCGGCAACGAGAACCTGAAGCCCGAGCGCGTGATGGGCCTGGAACTCGGCTTCGAGGCCGGCCTGTGGAAGGACCGGATCGGCATCGATTTCACGTATTACAGCGACGTGTCGCACGACGCGATCCTGTCGCGATCGGTGGCCCCGTCCACCGGATTTGGTGGCAGCTCGCAGTTCACCAATGCCGGCCAGATCAACAAGCACGGCGTCGAGCTGTCGCTGAAGGGACAGGTGTTCAATGAACAGCACTATGGCTGGGACGTGCAGTTCAACATCGGCGGGCACAAGAGCGAGATCATCAAGCTCAGCGGCCTGAAGGGCGACACGATGATCGTGATCGGCACCGCCCCGCCGGTGGCGCACAAGATCGGCTATTCGCCGTTCGATCTCTTCACGTACGAGATCGTCAGCGCCACGTACGATCCGGCGACGCGCAAGGCGACGAACCCCATGTGCGCGGACGGCAAGGGCGGGGTGATGCCGTGCTTCATCCCGGGGTCGACGAGCGTGCAGGCCCCGCTGCTGTACATGGGGCACTCGATTCCGACGACGGAAGGCTCGGTGGCGAACACCTTCCGCTACCGCATGTTCAAGCTGCACGTGCTGACGGATTTCCAGACGGGATTCCGCAAGCTCGACAACAACCTGCGCATCCGGTGCCAGTTGAACGCCACCTGTCCCGAGGCGGTGTGGCCGGACAAGTTCGCGCCGGAAGTCGTCGCCGTCGTGCAGAACTCGGGCACGCTGCGCGATTACTTCATCAAGGACGCCAACTTCTGGAAGCTGCGTGAGGTGTCGCTGACGTATGACGCGCCCGATCGACTGGCGCGCAAGTACCTGGGTTCGAGCGGCCTGAACGCCACGTTCACGCTCCGCAACCTGCATACGTGGACGACGTACAAGGGGCTCGATCCGGAGAACAGCCTGGGTGGCCAGAGCGGCAGCATCGCGCTCAGCCAGGCCGAGTATCCCACGCTCGCGTCGGCGCTCCTCACCATTCGGCTTTCGTACTGA